The genome window AAAGGGAGTGAGGGGATGCCGGCGATTGATTTTACCCAGATGCTAAGGCGCAATAAGCTTTATGCCGGCGCGAATGGGAATAAGATTTCGGTTATTTATAATGATGAGCAGTATATGCTGAAATTTCCGGCGACAGCCAAACAAAACAAGAATTTGAGTTACAGCAATGGTTGTTTTTCCGAATATTTGGGCTGCCATATTTATGAAGTGATAGGGATTCCTGTGCAAAAAACAGTATTGGGAACTTTTACGGTAAAAGGAAAAGAAAAAATAGTTGTGGCCTGCCGTGATTTTACGAGGCCGGGGGTAATACTGCAAGATTTTGCTTCCTTAAAAAATCAAATGATTGATTCGGAAAAAAATGGATATGGCACGGAACTTGCGGATATTTTGCTTACCTTTGATGAGCAGACAGCGTTAGATAGAACAGAGTTGAAAGAGCGATTTTGGAATATGTTTATTGTTGATGCGCTGATTGGGAATTGGGATAGGCATAACGGAAACTGGGGATTTCTTTATGATACCGTAACAGATAAAATGAAATTTGCTCCGGTATATGACTGCGGCAGCAGCCTTTTTCCGCAGGCGGATGAGAAAATTATGGAAATAGTACTGCAAAATGTGCAAGAATTAAATTATAGGATTTTTGAGATTCCAACTTCGGCGATTTTGCTTGAGGGCAAAAAAATTAAATATTTTGATTTTATATCATCTTTGCAAAATATGGAATGTAATCAGGCACTGGTGCGGATAGTTCCGCAGATTAATATGGAGCGGATTAAAAAAATAATAGAGGAAACGCCTTTTCTCAACGATTTGCAAAAAAACTTTTATTTTACGGTATTGCAGGAAAGAAAAAAAAGAATTCTTGATTTTTCGCTGGAATTGCTGAAAGGAAAAACCGTTGGTTTGGGTTGAAATTGGGAACGGGAGGTATTGATATGGAAAAACTTATATTGATTTTGCTGATGTTGACATTGATAATACCTGATGCAACCGCAAAGGTGGAGGAAGAAAGAAAAAAATACGACTTAACTTTTGATGAAATAGAAAAAGGAGAACTTTCTGCCGGCGACGGGGAAAAAACAATTGATATTGGTGAGCCGGAGATTAAAGGAAAGGAAGAAACAAGCACGAAAAAAAGAAAGAATGAAAAGTATAGTTTAGCGGTCAAAGAAATATTAGAAAATGAACAATATAAAGAGAACGGACAGGAATATGAAATTGTAGTTTATGCTCAATTTGATAAGAGAGTTCAGGATTTAATTCCGGTCATACAAGAGCAATTGCCGGACCGAATGGTAAGCTTGCAGGCCAGAACCTTTGACAGCTGTTGCTTAAAAACGGATATCGAAGCCATGGAAAGGCTGTGCCAGCTGCCGGAAGTAAGAAAGATATGCCTTTTGTCTGAAGTAAAAGGCGAAACGGATTTTATGGTAGAGGGAGAATAAGCAAATTCCCTTTCACCCTGCCTTACCCGTCCTTACCCGCCGCTTGGCGCTGAAAAATCAGTTGCTTTTTTTAACAAAATAAGCTATGATAAAAGATAGCAAAAAGGAACAGCCGGAAGGAAAAATACCCATGTTTCCTGAGAAAAGCATAGGATAGCTTATAATCAGAAAGCTTAGAACTTTTAAGCGGCGGTTAAGGGAAACCGGGAAAATAAGCAGGAAGCAAAGATTAGTAATGGAGGACAATATGTCAAAAAAGGTGGAAACAATTGGCGTTTTAACCAGCGGCGGCGATGCGCCCGGTATGAACGCGGCAATTCGGTCGGTAGTAAGAACCGCTTTGAGCAACGGCAAAAGAGTGTTTGGCGTCAGAAAGGGCTATAACGGCTTGATTTCCGGCGATATTTTTGAAATGGATGCTCGCAGCGTTTCCAATATCATTCACAGCGGCGGTACGGTGCTGTATACTGCCCGTTGTAAGGAGTTTTATACTGATGCCGGTCCGCGCAAGGCAGCCGATATGTGCCGGGTATTCGGTATTGACGGCCTGGTGGTAATCGGCGGTGACGGTTCCTTTAAAGGAGCGGAAAGACTGTCGGAGTTGGGCATTAACACGATTGGCATCCCGGGTACGATTGACCTGGATATTGCCTGCACTGATTATACGATTGGCTTTGATACAGCGGTTAATACGGCGATGGATGCGATTGACAAGATTCGCGATACCTCGACTTCGCACGAGCGCTGCTCGATTGTGGAGGTTATGGGCCGGCATGCCGGATATATTGCACTGTGGTGCGGGATTATTAATGGTGCAGAGCAGATTTTGCTGCCGGAAATGGAAAATGTGACCGAAGAAGAAATGATTCGCGGCATTTTAAATAACCGGGAAAAAGGCAAGAAGCACAATTTAATCATTGTGGCTGAGGGCGTTGGCGGCTCGGCCGAGCTGGCTAAGAGAATTGAAGCGATTACCGGGATTGAAACTAGGGCGTCAATTTTGGGACATCTGCAAAGAGGCGGTGTGCCGACGGCGACTGACCGCTTTCACGCGGCGATGATGGGCGCTTATGCGGTTGACCTTCTCCTGGCGGGCAAGTCCAATCGGGTCGTGGCTTACCGGGACGGAAAATACTGCGACTTTGATATTACCGAAGCGTTGAAAATGAAGAAAAGTTTGAATGATTTTCAAATTCGGGTCAGCGGTATGTTGGAAAGTAAGTAAACAGTTGAGGAGAGTTTTATGAAATGTCCGAATTGCAACACAGTGCTCGATAATGAGGCCTTGGTTTGCTTTGCCTGCGGTCAGGAAATTCCGGAAGAGCTCCGGCGTCAAGGCCGGGGTGACCAGGACCGGGAGTTTGATGAAGCGATTCAAAGTCTGCTCCCGGATGAAGAGGCCGAGGCAGAAAAAGAGTTTCAGCAGAAATTAAAGCGCAAAAAAAAGGAAGCCCAAAAAAGAGAAGGGCTGCGCCGCCAGTACCGCTATGTTTCTTTGGCGGCACTGGGAGTTTTGGGCCTTTTTTTCCTGAGCCTGTTTTTAAAATGGTATTCAATCAGCGGCACGGCGGCGTTTCGCGGTTATTTTTATACGGCTAAAACCGGCCGGTATTTAACAGAAAGCGTGCGGCTTTATTCGCGGGACGAGTTGACTGACCGGACCGATAAAGTGGCGGCTTTTACGCCGAATCAGCTTTTAACCTATGTTCAGGAATACGAAGCGGGTACGGAGATTCAAGGGCTGCTGAGTCATTTGCAGATTTATTATGCCAAGGGCCTGATTCTGCTTTATTTTCTAATCGCAGCCTGTGCGGCGGTGTTGTTGCTTGATAAAAACGGCCGTTGGTCGGAACTGATTCGAACTTCTTCTATTTTAGCGGTTATTTTTATACTGCTCAATACATTGGCGATCAAGCTGCCCTATATCAATCTGCTGGTGCTCAATGCCAAGCGGGTGCTGAGTGCAGGCGGGATTTCCAGCCGGATTGCGGCGAAAGGGCTGCTTTTACTGGGAGGATCCCACTCTTTGGCGGAGGGGGCGGAGCAGACTACCCTGACTTATCAGGCCGGGCTGGAAGCCGGTTGGATGTTGGCGGCGGTATTGGCGGCACTGTGGTTTGTGCTGGGGACGGTCCTAAATGAGATGAACCGGGCAATGAACGACACAGCCGATACTGAGGCTTAAAAAAGACCGGAAGATTTGCTTTTCAGGCAGCGACGTCGTTTTTTCGGAAAGCGGCACCATGAATTGACGTAAATAAGCAAGCATATCAAACGGGAACATTCGCATGCCTGAACGGCAACAAAAAATATGGAGAATGAAAGGAGCAGGCAATGTATATCAAAACAGTGATTAAACCGGCGGCGGAGTTGGAACTGATTCGGATTGATGATACCGTCGGCAGCGCACTTAAGATTATTGATGAAAAGGATTTGCTGTCCCTGCCGGTGATTTCCGGCAAAAAGTTTATCGGTATGCTGTCTAAGCGCTATGTATACCAGACCTTTTTTGAGATGGATGAGCCGAAGGAGGTCTTTTTGCAGCGGCCGGTCAGTGATTTTATGCGGACGAAGATACCGAGCCTGGGCGATACCAACATGGTTGAGGATGCCATTGGCTTTTTCATTCGGTCGCCCTATCCTTTTATTCCGGTGGTTGATGAAAATGAGGACTTTGTGGGAATTATTACCCGCAAGGCGGTAATGGAGCGGTATGAGCAGATTTTTAAAAGCGAATATCCCCGCTTTTTCATTTATTCCTATGATTATAAGGGCAAATTGGGCAAGATTGTGGATATTATCAACCGCTACGGCGGCAACATCAAAAACTTAGCTTTGATGGATACCGGTGTTTTGGGTCTGAAGGAGATTTTTTTAAGCGTGGAAAGCGACCAGCTGGATAAGATTATCGAAAGTCTGAAGTCGCATCATTTTGATGTCAAGATGTAATAAGGAATGATTTTGGGAAAAAATGATGAAAGAAGTATTGAGTAAATTAAAGCCGACGCAGATTTTAATGCTCGGCTTTGCCTTGCTGATCGGGCTGGGGACGCTGCTTTTGGCTTTGCCGGCGGCCAGCCGGAGCGGACAAAGCGCGGGGCTGGTTAACGCCCTGTTTACGGCAACCAGTGCGGTTTGCGTGACGGGTTTAGTGGTAGTTAATACTTTAGCGCAATGGTCAGTATTTGGCAAAATTGTGATTATCAGTTTGATTCAAGTCGGCGGTCTGGGTTTTATGACTTTGACCGCTGTCTTATTTATTATCATTGGCCGAAAAATTGGCCTCAGGCAAAGGCTTTTGATTCAGGAATCGCTGAATCAATCTACGATTGCCGGGTTGGTGCGGCTGACTAAAAATATTTTTTGGGGGACACTGATTGTTGAGGGAACCGGAGCGGCAGCGCTTTCGTTTTGCTTTGTTCCGATGTATGGGCTGAAAAAAGGAATTGCCTACGGTATCTTTCACGCGGTCAGTGCTTTTTGTAATGCCGGTTTTGATTTAATCGGCGAGAACAGTCTGTCGCCGCTGGTGGGGCATTGGGGTGTTAATTTGGTGTTGATGCTGCTGATTGTAGCGGGCAGCATTGGCTTTGGAGTGTGGTTTGACGTGATTGGGGCCGGGCGCAAGGTTTTTCGCCAAAAACGGAGTAATCACAGCTGGTTTTGGCATATGCAGCTGCATACTAAGTTAGCGCTGATCATTACCGCCGGGCTTTTATTTAGCGGCTGGCTGCTGATTTTTCTGCTGGAAGCAGGCAATCCCAAAACTTTGGGCAGTATGCCTTTCGCTGATGGGGCGCTGGCGGCGATGTTTCAGTCGGTGACGCTGCGGACGGCCGGCTTTTTTACGGTTGATTTTGCTGACATGCGGCAGGGCAGCCAGTTTATTTCGGTTCTGCTGATGATTATCGGCGGTTCGCCCGGAGGAACAGCCGGCGGCATCAAAACGGTAACGGTTGGGATTTTGATTTTGCAGATGCTGGCGACAGTGAAAGGCCGGCAGGAGTTGGAGGTATTTGACCGCCATATTGCGGATGATATCGTCAAGCGGGCGCTGGCGGTGATTATCATTGCTTTAGGAGTGGTGGCCGGCGTAACGCTGCTGCTGACCGTAACCGAGCAGGCGGAGTTTATGCGGATTGTGTTTGAAGCGGTATCGGCTTTTGCCACAGTGGGGCTGAGTTTGGGACTTAGCCCGAATTTGTCGCTGGCCGGTAAGCTGATTATTTGTGTGACTATGTTTATCGGCCGCTTAGGACCGGTCACGATTGCTTTTGCGTTGGCGGATAAGGCCGGTAAAAGCAGTAAGGTAAAAAAACCGGAAGGGAAGCTGATGGTAGGCTAATGGGCGTGGAGTTTTCTGCGCAGCGGCCATACTTGCTGCCGGCGGTGGAGAGCAGGCAGGAAAAAGCCGGGAAAATGCAAATTGGCCGCAGCAGGAACATCGGCTCTATGGTTTGCTGCCCCGAAAGAGGGATGGCCGCAGCTGACAGGCATGGCGGCAGCGTGTATCGGCAGGAAAGGATAGAAATGAGTAAGAAAAGTAAATTTAGCGGTGAAAAAAAGGAATTCGTAGTCTTCGGCCTGGGGCGCTTCGGTCGAAGTGTGGCTTATTCGCTGGCGGCGGACGGCTATGACGTGATGGCGGTCGACAGCAATCCCGATTTGGTGCAGGACGCTTGTGAGGTGGTGGCGCACGCCGTGGTGGCGGATGTGACCGATATGGAGGCACTGGAAGAATTGGGACTGGGCAATTTTGACGTGGCGATTATAGCCATGTCCAATAATTTGCAGGCCAGTATTTTAGCGACTATTGTCGCCAAGGAAAAGGGTGTGCCGTATATTCTGGCTAATGCCAAAGACGCTGTGCATGAAAAGGTACTGCTCAAAGTGGGTGCGGATAAGGTAATTTTTCCGGAAAAGGAAATCGGCGAAAAGGTGGCGAATAATTTAACGAACAAGACCTTTATGGATTTTATCGAATTAAGCCCGGATTTTAGCATCGCCGAGGTGGAAGTGCTGGATGAGTGGATTGGCGATACTTTGCGCAAGCTGAACTTGCGGGGAAAGTATAAGTTAAATGTCATCGGTAAAAAAGCGAACGGAGAAACGTCCATCGTCCTTGATCCGGACGCACCGCTGGAGCGGGGTGAGGTGCTGATTATGATTGGCTCTTATGATTCCTTTAAAGAAATCGGGCATTAGAGTTTTTTCTGCGAGAAATTCGCCTTTGGCGTGCGTCTGGTTAAGCGGCAGAGCATATCAGCGGAAAGCTTGGCGGTTAACCGACAGGAAAATTGAGTGCGGGCGGGAAATGGTACCGGACAGGCAATTTATCCGGTTAGCGTGGGCGCAAGGAATAGTTTCGCAGAGGGAAAACGGATAGAATGGGGAAGTTATGAAAGAAATCACATCGGCGGACAATCCGCAATATAAACTTTTTGTTAAATTATTATCAGGAAGAAAATATCGGCAAAGAGAAGGCTCTTATTTGGCGGAGGGGCTAAACGGACTGGATATTCCGGCGGAACAGGTCAAGGCCTATTTGCTGCCGCTGAGCCGAAAAGAGGAAGCCCATAGGTGGCAGCTGCCGGAAAACAAGGTTATTTTACTGGCGGATTCCTTATTTGCCAAACTGTCGGCTGATCCGGCCAGTCAGGGCTTGATTTTGTGGCTGCCCGTCAAGGCGGCGCTGTGGCAGCCGGAATGGCAGCCGGAAGCGGGCGGTCTTTATCTGGCGGTCGAAGCGATTCAAGACCCCGGTAATTTGGGGACAATGATTCGCAGCGCCGAAGCGGCCGGAGTACGGGCGCTTTTTTGCTCGGCCGGAACGGTTGATCTTTATCATCCCAAGACGATCAAAGCAGCCGCTTCTTCGCTCAGTCGCCTGCCAGTCATAGTGGAGACGGATTTACCGGAATTACTGGCAGTGATGAATAAATGCGGAATTCCCGGCTTTGCCGCCGCACCGCTGAACGCCATGCTGTATACCGAGGCCGATTACAGCGGCGGCGCGCTGTTTTTCATCGGCAATGAGGGCCAAGGCTTAAGTTCCTCTGTTTTAGAGGCGGCTAAGCGCGTCGCTATTCCGATGAGCGGCGGGGTGGAATCGCTGAATGCGGCCGTTTCGGCCGCGGTTTTGCTGTTTGAAGCCAAACGTCAGCGGGGATAATTTTTCTTGAAACCGGCACCTGATTTAGCGCTTAAGCTGGCCGGTTTCATTTTTTTAGGTCAGAAAACAGTGCGTCAAGTTCAGTTTACCGCTGAATCTTGCGCGTCCCTTTCTGCTTTGGGCATAGCGGCAGTTTTCGTTATTCGGCGAATAGAGAAATTTTATTTGCCAGTACCTTTAAATCCTCGGCGGAAACGGTGTTCAGGGCGTTAAAGCTTTGGCTTTCGGCTTTGGCTAAATATTCTTTGGCCAGCGGGATATCCTTTTCGCTAAGGGCAATAACCGCCATATAATAAAGCGAGTCCATTAAGCCCGGTTTTAGCTCCAAGGCTTTGGTGAAGTTTTGTTTGGCTTTTTCGGTGTCGCCTTGGCGGAAATAAATTTGTCCCAGATTATCATAGGCGGCGGCATATTGGGGCTCCTTTAACAGGGCAACCTCGGAAAAATAGCGGGCGGCGGCCAGTTCATCGCAAAGCAGTGCCAAAAAGCCCATAGTAACAAAGTCCTGTTCGGTGAAAGTGGTATTCTTTTCCAAGCCTGCTTCCAGTTCGTTTAAATCATAGCCGGGGAGTTTATCCTTATCAGGAAAATAATAAAGCTCCAAATAGTCGGCATAGGCTTTTTCCGGCTGCCCCAGCTTCCACTGGCAAATCGCCAGATTGGCCTTGAGCGTGCGGGTGTAAAAAACATTGCGGTTGGAGGCCAGCGCCGCTTCAAAGATTTCCCGCGCGTTTTGCGCATCGCCCCGGCGCAGCAAAATCAAGCCATAAGCGGCCAGCAGCTGTGAGCTTTTGCAGCCCAGCTTATAGGCAGCCCGGTAAAAGGGCAAAGCCTTGTCCTCGCGGTGAAAAAAGGCATGCAGAACCAAGCCCGGAAAGCCGACGATATTGCCCAAAAACAAAATGGCGGTAATGCCGACATACAGGGAAATTAGAATCAAATAAAGCGACTGCTGCGTTCCCTTTAAATGAATAATAAAAATATAGTAAATGATAAACACATAAGCTAAACTGATAAAAAACCATTTCTTTTTAATTGCTTCCATAAACTCTCCTTTTGCTGAAATTTATCAAGACAGGCGCGGCGGCAAGCGACGCGCTGGTATGGCTTGCCGGAACTGTAATCCTTATTGTACTAATTTTTGGGGGTGATGTCAATATCCGGCGGCTTAGGGGTTGCGGTAAGAAATGAAGAAGTAAACTTTAACTAAAACTAAGAAAAAAGGAAAAAAAGATGTGCGTGAAGAAAGTGAACAATAAAATTGATAGTGTACAGGCAATGCGCGGTATCGCCGCTTTATCAGTGGTGGTATTTCATATTGGTTTATTCCATTTTGGGCAATATGGGGTAGATTTGTTTTTTTGTATTTCTGGTTTTATTATGATTTATATATCAGAAAAAGGTATGAATCAGTTTTTTTTAAAACGAGCGGTTAGGATTGTGCCTTTGTATTGGCTGATGACTTTGGTATATGTTCCGTTGCGGCTGCTGGTTCCTCACGGCGAGGTGGATTTGACGGATGTTTCGCAAGTGTTTCAGTCGCTGTTTTTTATCCCCTATGAAAGCTTTGGTTATAGGGCGCAGAATATGGTTGTTTTTCCACTGGTTGTTCAGGGCTGGACACTGAATTATGAAGTTTTCTTCTATATCATTTTTGGGATTGCAGCTAAAATTTCACATAAATATAGGGCGATGGTTGCAAGTGCTGTTATTTTTGCTTTGGTAGCTGCCAGTAAGATTTCAGAGTCTAATATGTTTCTGTTAAATTGGAGTGGAAATCCTATAATGCTGGAGTTTTGTTTAGGGATGTTATCCTATTATCTTTTGTTTCGAGTGGAAGGTTTGAAAAAAATGACAGATGAAAAATCAATAGCACATAAAGTATTGGTTTTTATAGCGATTTCAATTTGGGTGCTGGTTTTGATGCTTGATACTTTCAGTGTAAATATAGGACGTTTTTCCAGTGCTGGGATTCTTTCTTTTCTGTTCTTTTTGCTGTTTTTTAAAGCTTTTGAAAAAAAGCGTCCGCCGAGAGCGTTAATTTTTATAGGCAATATTAGTTATTCGGTGTACCTTGTTCATGGGTTGTTGATATCGCTGCAAAATAAAATTTATTCCGTAGCCGAGTATTCACAACAGGGCGTTATAATTGTTTTATTTATTCTGTTTCCGGTCATTATTGCGGCTTCTTATATAAGCTGGATTGTCGTTGAGGAGTGGTTTACGAATTATTTATATAAAAAATTTGGTATTTAAGAACGTAACTGGGGATTTACGGAAAGACATAATTCCCCAAAACTCAAAAAGGGCTGCTGCACTTTAAGGCCATTATACAAGATATTGAAAAGATTTATCTATCAGCATAATATCTTGATATAAGTCCTTATTATGCAGCAGCCCTTTTTAAATGCGCTTAGCTCTCCGGTGAAAGCACCGCCTATTTTAGCACGCTTTGATTTCAAACAAAATCGACGAAAAATCTCCGCCTAAGTGCTGCAAGACTCGGCGATCAATCAGGAGCCCTGCGTTCATCAGTTCGTCGCCGAAATGCTCTCTATCATAGTATGGGGCGAGCACCCGGTATTTTTGAGCGGGACAAAGTCCGGCCAGGCGCAGGCGGAAGCCGCGCTGATAGACCTCGCCTAAAGTCTGATAATAGCCGGCGTAAGCGGTTTTTTGATCCGGTGCCACGCTGATCCATGCCGTATGTCCGCCTCCGGCGAAGGGCGAAAGCAGACGGTAAAAAGTGCCGTACTGGAAAACAGGGCGGGCTTCTTTATAAAAGGCAATTTGCTTTTTCACTTCGTTAAAGTCCGCTTCGGAAATCTCATTTAAATCCAGTTCATAACCAAACGCTCCGTAATAGGCGACATTGGCTCTGGTAGACAGCGGTACGCTCCGGCCGGTTTGATGGTTCGGCACTGCCGAAACATGAGCGCCCATGCTGCTGACCGGATAAAACAGACTGGTGCCGTATTGGATCCGGCAGCGGTCAATAGCATCGGTGTTGTCGCTGCACCAGGCTTGCGGAGCAAAGGCCAAAATCCCGGCATCAAAGCGGGCGCCGCCGCTGGCACAGGATTCAAACAGGATATCCGGGTATTTTTCGGTCAGGCGCCGGTACAGGTCATAAACGCCCAAAATATAGCGGTGCATGACCTTGCCCTGATCGGCCGCCGGGGTATGATTGGAGTAGCACTCGGTGATATAGCGGTTCATATCCCATTTAATGTAAGCGATATTGGCGTTGCCGATGATGTCGTCGAGCATGGCAAAAACAGCATTAACCACTTCCGCCCGGGAAAAATCCAAGACAAACTGATGCCGGGACGGGCTGGCCGGGCGCTCCGGGTCAACCATCAGCCAGTCCGGGTGCGCGGCGCACAGCCGGCTGTTTTTATTGACCATTTCCGGCTCAATCCACAGACCGAAAGATAAGCCCATAGCGTTTATTTTTTCGGATAAGCCTTTGATTCCGTCGGGGAGCTTCTCGGTATTGACAAACCAGTCGCCTAAACCTTGTTTGTCGTCATTGCGTGTGCCGAACCAGCCGTCATCTAAGACGAAAAGTTCGACACCGGCTGCTTTGGCTTTGGCGGCAATTTTTAAGATTTTAGCCTCGTCAAAGTTCATTTCGGTAGCTTCCCAGTTATTGAGCAGAATCGGCCGGGGTCGATTTCGCCAACAGCTGCGGGTTAAATGATTTTGAAACAAAGCATGAAAGCTTTGGCTTAAAGCGTTCATTCCCTGCGCCGAGTAGACCAGCACGGCTTCCGGTGTGGTAAAACTCTCGCCGGTGTTCAGCTGCCAGTCAAAGTTTTCCGGGTGGATGCCCAGCAGTACCCGGCTTTCCTCATAGGAAGAAACCTCTGCCTGTCCCAGAAAAGAGCCGCTGTAAATCAGGGCAAAGCCAATGGCTTCCCCGGCAAACTCAGTCGTATGACTTCTTTTTAACAAAAAGGCCGGATTATGTTCGGCACTGCTGGCGCCCCGCAGACTGGCAATTGACTGCGTGCCGATAGCCAAATCTCTTTGCCGCAGCTGGCGCTCCCGTCCCCATGCTCCGGTTAAATGCAGCATCTGCCAGTCCATATCCGGCAGATCCAGACAGAGGCTCATGGCAATAGGCAGAGAAACGGGTGTTTGTCCAACTTGGGTAAAGGTGGTGTGGCGGGCAATGACCGGCAGGTGCCGAAAGAGCGTATAGCTTAGCATCATCCGGGTTTGCGTGACCGCGTCAAACAGCGTGATTTCAAGGCTGTCGGCGTCCTCCGTTTCCGCGTAAGTGGAGGGAAGCGGCAGAATCTCTTTTTTTCCGGAGAAAATCTGATGGCTTTCGTAGACGAAACCGGAGATCAGGCTGCCTTTTTCCTGCCGGATGCGGTAGGCCGGATAGCGGAAATCGCCGGTGCCGTAAGCAGGATATTCCTGCCGGGTAAATTGCAGGGTCAGGAGCGAAGTTGGGGCTGTTCCGGCATCCAGGTGCTGCCCGAAGCGTTCCCGCAGATAGGTAAAGGACTGGCGGTCGCGGATGGCCGAGCCATAGTAAAGATTGGCCAGCTGGCCATTGTCCATTACTTCTATAATATAGCTGATTTGGTCGTTAAATAAGTGAAACTGGCGGCTGCTTTCATGAAATAAAATCATGGAAAACTCCTTTCGGATGAGTTGTCGGCGGATGATATGGAATTTTATGCTGCGATTGTGCAGACATATTGTTATTATACGTTGTCGGTTTTGAAAATACAACTGCTTTTCACGGATAGAAAGCAATATTTTAGCAACAGTTTAGGCAAGCGGATTTTTACCTGTGTTGCCGGAACGGTTACATATTTTTATTTAAAAAGATATTGTACTTAAGCGCATTTTGTCATATAATTAACATGGTTCTTATAGGTGCTCTAATATCTTATTTAGCGGCAAGGTGTTTGTCGATAAAACAGCCGTGCCGCGACCGGACAGGGGATACAATTACAGAAATAGGAATCACCGTAGCAGCGTCGGAGACGGCGGCACAGGCCAGCAGATGAAAGGGGAAAAGCGGAATGAAAAAAGGGAAAAGCGGTTCCATCGGGTTAAAGCTAAGCATAATAGTTGCGGCGGTATTAATGGGTATTTTGGGCATCAAAACCGGATATGACGCAGTCAATTTATATAACATGGAAATGAAATTCAATGAAAAGGTCGAACTGGAAAAAACCAGAAAGCTGGCCCGAGAAGCAGAAGCCATTTTTACCAGTATGTATCAGAGCATGAACGATGTCAGGGCTTTGGCAGAAGAGTATTTAAACCTGCCGGTGCAGGACAGAAAACGAGATCTGGTGATAAGTTGTCTGGCTGAAATTACCAGAAAAAACACGGAAATTGACGGTTTGGGAGTGGCTTTTGAAAAAGACAGGTTTGACGGCCGGGACGACATCGACGGCCGGTTTACGGTTTACGCTGAGCTGTTTAACGGCGAAATCGAGTTGGCTGATCCCGACCCGACCGGAGAAGAATGGTATGATCGGCCGCTGCAAGAGAAAAAGATGCTGGTATTACCGCTATATGAAGATGAAGGGGAACTGCTGGCCACGTTAGCGCTGCCGATTATGCACGGGGGAGAAGCGGTCGGCGTGGTTAACGCCGATATCAATTTGAAAAACTTTCAGCACAGAATTGAAGCGATTGAGGGCAATTCTGCCGACAGCATCAAGCTGATTATTACAAATGACGGCACAATTGTCGCCAATTCCATAGATGCCGACCAAAATATGCAGGCTCTGTCCGGGGTTCAGGAAGATATTCGTCAGATTCTGAATTCGCAAGAAGTTATTGCGGAAAAAGTTTCGACGGCAACAGGAATTTACTCCAAGATTATTGCCGTCCCGATTCATATTCCGGGTGTAGCCGACAGTTGGATGTATCAATCGGTCAACACCATGAGCAGCTTTACCCGAAATGCCAAAAACAGCCTGTGGATGGCAACCACTGTCAATCTGGGCG of Lachnospiraceae bacterium oral taxon 500 contains these proteins:
- a CDS encoding 23S rRNA (guanosine(2251)-2'-O)-methyltransferase RlmB, with protein sequence MKEITSADNPQYKLFVKLLSGRKYRQREGSYLAEGLNGLDIPAEQVKAYLLPLSRKEEAHRWQLPENKVILLADSLFAKLSADPASQGLILWLPVKAALWQPEWQPEAGGLYLAVEAIQDPGNLGTMIRSAEAAGVRALFCSAGTVDLYHPKTIKAAASSLSRLPVIVETDLPELLAVMNKCGIPGFAAAPLNAMLYTEADYSGGALFFIGNEGQGLSSSVLEAAKRVAIPMSGGVESLNAAVSAAVLLFEAKRQRG
- the pfkA gene encoding 6-phosphofructokinase encodes the protein MSKKVETIGVLTSGGDAPGMNAAIRSVVRTALSNGKRVFGVRKGYNGLISGDIFEMDARSVSNIIHSGGTVLYTARCKEFYTDAGPRKAADMCRVFGIDGLVVIGGDGSFKGAERLSELGINTIGIPGTIDLDIACTDYTIGFDTAVNTAMDAIDKIRDTSTSHERCSIVEVMGRHAGYIALWCGIINGAEQILLPEMENVTEEEMIRGILNNREKGKKHNLIIVAEGVGGSAELAKRIEAITGIETRASILGHLQRGGVPTATDRFHAAMMGAYAVDLLLAGKSNRVVAYRDGKYCDFDITEALKMKKSLNDFQIRVSGMLESK
- a CDS encoding potassium transporter Trk, coding for MSKKSKFSGEKKEFVVFGLGRFGRSVAYSLAADGYDVMAVDSNPDLVQDACEVVAHAVVADVTDMEALEELGLGNFDVAIIAMSNNLQASILATIVAKEKGVPYILANAKDAVHEKVLLKVGADKVIFPEKEIGEKVANNLTNKTFMDFIELSPDFSIAEVEVLDEWIGDTLRKLNLRGKYKLNVIGKKANGETSIVLDPDAPLERGEVLIMIGSYDSFKEIGH
- a CDS encoding Trk family potassium uptake protein, which gives rise to MKEVLSKLKPTQILMLGFALLIGLGTLLLALPAASRSGQSAGLVNALFTATSAVCVTGLVVVNTLAQWSVFGKIVIISLIQVGGLGFMTLTAVLFIIIGRKIGLRQRLLIQESLNQSTIAGLVRLTKNIFWGTLIVEGTGAAALSFCFVPMYGLKKGIAYGIFHAVSAFCNAGFDLIGENSLSPLVGHWGVNLVLMLLIVAGSIGFGVWFDVIGAGRKVFRQKRSNHSWFWHMQLHTKLALIITAGLLFSGWLLIFLLEAGNPKTLGSMPFADGALAAMFQSVTLRTAGFFTVDFADMRQGSQFISVLLMIIGGSPGGTAGGIKTVTVGILILQMLATVKGRQELEVFDRHIADDIVKRALAVIIIALGVVAGVTLLLTVTEQAEFMRIVFEAVSAFATVGLSLGLSPNLSLAGKLIICVTMFIGRLGPVTIAFALADKAGKSSKVKKPEGKLMVG
- a CDS encoding protein kinase — encoded protein: MPAIDFTQMLRRNKLYAGANGNKISVIYNDEQYMLKFPATAKQNKNLSYSNGCFSEYLGCHIYEVIGIPVQKTVLGTFTVKGKEKIVVACRDFTRPGVILQDFASLKNQMIDSEKNGYGTELADILLTFDEQTALDRTELKERFWNMFIVDALIGNWDRHNGNWGFLYDTVTDKMKFAPVYDCGSSLFPQADEKIMEIVLQNVQELNYRIFEIPTSAILLEGKKIKYFDFISSLQNMECNQALVRIVPQINMERIKKIIEETPFLNDLQKNFYFTVLQERKKRILDFSLELLKGKTVGLG